A single Paenibacillus sp. FSL R5-0517 DNA region contains:
- a CDS encoding nucleobase:cation symporter-2 family protein has translation MKETKKMRVFSLGIQHVLAMYAGAILVPLLVGRALNLTAEQLAYLVSIDLLTCGIATWLQARKGKYLGIGLPAVLGSSFVAVTPMIAIGSQYGIPAIYGSIIAAGLFIVIFAVFFSKIVKLFPPVVIGTVVTIIGLALIPTGIKNMAGGANSENFGSLDNLALSFGVLLFILILNRYARGFVKSLAVLLGIIVGTLIAAFMGKVNFAAVQEASWFHLPQPFYFGWPTFEIGPIITMIIVGTVVIIESTGVFMALSKICDQPINEKDLARGYRAEGFAFVLGGIFNAFPYNTFAQNVGLVQLSKVKTTNVVVAAGGILVFLGLIPKVAAFATIIPSAVLGGATVVLFGMVVSSGIKMLQNVDFGKQSNLLIVACSVSLGLGVTAVPDLFAELPQSIRIIVSDGIITGSLSAILLNIFFNLGFKKESLPVQVQAQEAHT, from the coding sequence ATGAAAGAAACCAAAAAGATGAGAGTTTTTTCACTGGGGATTCAGCACGTACTCGCAATGTATGCGGGAGCAATTCTGGTACCTTTGCTTGTGGGCAGAGCGCTAAATCTGACAGCAGAGCAGTTGGCGTATCTGGTATCCATTGACCTGTTAACGTGTGGGATTGCAACATGGCTTCAGGCTCGGAAAGGCAAGTACTTGGGGATCGGTTTGCCAGCAGTGCTCGGCAGTTCCTTTGTCGCGGTGACACCGATGATTGCGATTGGATCGCAATACGGCATTCCTGCCATATATGGGTCGATCATTGCAGCGGGTTTATTTATCGTCATCTTCGCCGTGTTCTTCAGTAAAATCGTCAAATTGTTTCCACCAGTGGTGATCGGTACAGTGGTAACCATCATCGGTCTTGCGTTAATCCCAACCGGTATTAAAAACATGGCGGGTGGAGCAAACAGTGAGAATTTTGGAAGTTTGGACAATTTGGCTCTTTCATTTGGTGTTTTACTTTTCATTCTGATTCTGAATCGATATGCTCGCGGTTTTGTTAAATCCCTGGCTGTTCTCCTTGGTATTATCGTGGGGACCCTCATTGCAGCTTTCATGGGAAAAGTGAATTTTGCCGCTGTACAGGAAGCCTCCTGGTTCCATTTACCCCAACCCTTTTACTTCGGATGGCCTACCTTCGAAATTGGTCCCATTATTACAATGATCATTGTAGGTACGGTTGTCATCATTGAATCAACAGGTGTTTTTATGGCTTTGAGCAAAATCTGTGATCAACCTATTAACGAGAAAGATCTGGCACGGGGATATCGCGCAGAAGGTTTCGCGTTTGTCCTGGGCGGCATATTTAATGCTTTTCCATACAATACCTTTGCACAGAATGTTGGTTTGGTTCAGCTCTCCAAAGTGAAAACAACCAATGTCGTTGTTGCAGCCGGAGGCATTCTGGTCTTTCTGGGACTGATTCCGAAGGTAGCTGCTTTTGCAACCATTATTCCAAGTGCTGTCCTCGGAGGAGCGACGGTGGTTCTGTTCGGAATGGTCGTCTCATCCGGGATCAAAATGCTGCAAAACGTCGACTTTGGCAAACAATCCAATCTATTGATCGTGGCTTGCTCCGTCTCACTTGGGCTTGGTGTTACTGCTGTACCCGATCTATTCGCCGAGCTTCCTCAAAGTATTCGGATTATTGTTAGTGATGGTATTATCACGGGAAGCCTGTCAGCGATCCTGCTCAATATCTTCTTTAACCTCGGTTTCAAAAAAGAAAGCTTGCCTGTACAGGTACAGGCTCAGGAAGCACACACGTAA